From the Fusarium oxysporum Fo47 chromosome X, complete sequence genome, the window gccccgtcacttgactatcccgcttacgcttcaccgccgtcttctctttatccccctctccctctgcaccgcttccctccaaatactgatgccacagcctgctgatctccttgaatgtcgcgatcatctccggttgcagcttacccgggaagccgatatgtacggcatagtgctgcctcgcaatccgtgttccgtgcgtcgactgcaaatcccacacgatattccagcttcctccacagtcaaccggctcacctgtgatcggatcgatctcgacgttatcatcctcatcttcatcatccatcttaccttctagctgcttcatcacaagccctcgaatcttccgtcccatctcgatcgcgatcgctcgatatcgtcccaccccgagtctgacccccgtcccggcctgcataacgcgagcaagcttcctgctaagccggtcggtttcccataccgacgagttgccatccctccacatatactctagctgctctccacgcggctcggtaagctgacattcccgccgtagcaccctctcagtcggaattagccatgcgatatatgccacaatcatccgcccgatccggtcggggacgaaccgtgcgaccttccggccgttgtcacggattgccttcatcttatctcgatcggtcacgatcatgacctgaccatctaatatgaatatattccggatcagctgccacgaatcgcagtgccgcagtgttgtgacttccggtccccttcccggaagcccaccccacgtatgtacgagcacgagcagcgtctctcgcagcagccgcaagtctcgaagccacctcttaacacgctgtcgcttccatcgaacccttgcagcatcccatatcgatgcttccatcagccgcatcacctttgccggcccgggctcgagccagttgttcttcgggttgcttgcgaatgactgacctgccccgagccgtaccatattatcgatgatccgccccatatcgatcttcttactgaccgactgccacacccccccgaacagcttatccagtagcttctctgcctcggtcacctcatcgcgcagtgtgcgggtgaaatcctcgacgctgatatgctcgcccatgtgaaataagccctctccgtcctcggaccatcgtatcgacggctgcccccccatcttctgccgataccctttcccgtatgccatccatccgatgatcgtgctcatgacagtgtgagtgcccatacacatccacgatgtatgctgctcttgaaatgcaagtacggcctcgaccccgacctcgtcccgatctagcggctgattctcaaatgcagcctccaaaaagaacagccgggcccaccatactatagcagctagcagaccagtatataaatgcggctctatatagcccatcgggcgtggtttgataccaagtgccgcacagaagcacagtagcgaattcgtatatgtgtttccgccaacgtgagttttgatcgaagccacgataaaccggaagacggctcggtctagtgcatcctgcagcgggctagtcataccttcatccccttgctcgccttcgtcactatcatcatcgtcttgatattcgtctccgtctccgtctccgtctccgtctccgtctccgtctccgtctccgtctccgtctccgtctccgtctccgtccccgtcttcgtcttcgtctttatctttagcttgtctctctctgccgctgaagaatccgctgtcatgactgcttggaaccctatcactctcgagctcttcagcgacatcatgcaataagctccactgctcatccgtaaagcgaacggcccagcatttaaacgcttccttccgcccgatacggtatgccttccagcagaagcttaagtaacggtgaccgacagacttatactggctcatcgattcttccttgcctttacggccaaacggcacgccgcttggggtcattgatgtgatgctgccgagccactgcaacgtctcggtcggcacgctatcgagccgccagcagcaacggtccacctcacgatcaaagctctgtccgagccggctgagcaatagtcgctcacgagctgcttcctcatcttcctgattctgagcccacctgcctgttgctgccctcgcccgtagccactgggctgcatcgtgaatactgatcaagtcccgggagccaaagtgtcgtacccagcctagcctcttgacccacggcgaatcacggtcgatatcttcctccaagtcacccttccgtagtcgtacggcgtcttcttcctttagtcgagccagacttgcagcaatgaccttgtctatagcactctgatttccagcatcagctttgttagccacttctaacgggccattcctatcgctatcatctcgaacgatccagtagcgcgcatgccttcctcccatccacgtctgtagccgcaccttagtccacggttcctctgctgtattatgccctgcctctctccaatgacggacaatattatcgtatgcaatagtaagatatcggcatatacaacagctatacccacctgaaataacgagctcttcgattgctgggccgttatcttctggtactgcaatacgcttcgggtcagctagttttagttcaccatagtagtctatgatatccttgagcacttgtcccttgagctgatgctgccgtcgaaaatgtgactcaatgctgctgccgggccgaacggctgcttgacatagccggcagatgagtatttgataatcctgattgagctgtacgatgtcctccattgttgtttgatatcgcctctttaatcttgattatagaaagtaaagagaaagtaaagagagaagcagtcttgttgtttttctctatcaattatagtcccctttcctctgcattatgctaaccccaagctcgtactagctaaccccaagtgtggggttggggttattttaagccaatcagcaactcggcccaagcccaaccgattcaagtccaaaatctaagcgagataacacaatttattagacgattactgttcaatcgtctcttaatagtacctagggTACGGATaccctttcttcttctccatttCCCCCTTTCGAATCGTCTATTGCTGAAACATATCCGCAGCTGCCTACCAGCATCTCTTTTTGCCGCCCGTGCTCCTCCGAATACGGCAGACCTCAGCAAAATCCCGTCTTCGGTTTTCGATACCTGTACGCCGACCACCGGCGCCACAGAAACGGTGAGCGTGTGTCCTAGGACAGGACAAGAGTGGATTGCTTTCGACTTTGTCTCAGCCGCGAGTTCATTGTCCCTGACAGTCTCGGTAGATCAGCATCCAATGTGGGTATATGCCGTGGACGGTCTTTATGTCGTGCCCATGTTAGTCGAGGCTATCACCATGGAGAATGGCGAGAGATACTCCGTTCTGTTGCATCTTGATCAAACTCCAGGCAACTATTCTATCCGTGCCGCATCGGCGATCCCTCAGGTCATAACCACCAGTGCTGTGCTCCAGTATGCATGCCCAGGAGTTCAGAGCAACCCAGGACCGTCCGACCCATACATTACAGTCTCCGGTGCGAATTCGACCAAAGacgtcaacttcttcaataCTGTCGAGCAGCGCACCTTCCAAGCGCCTCCCATCTCGCAACAGGTTAACGCAACATACATCCTGCACACTGGCAGCATGAATCGAGGCTGTCTATGGTCCTTGAACCACACTTGTTATGATGCGAGCCTAGAGGACACAAGTCAAATACCGCTCTTAGGCGGGCCAGCCTCTGCAGTTGATTTTCCGGGACTCGTAATGAATTCAACATTCGGATCATGGACCGACATTATCCTCTTGTCTACAGATCTCGGCGCCCCCCACCACCCGATTCACAAGCACAGCAACAAGGCTTACATTATCGGACAGGGCACCGGGCCTTTCAATTTCACCACGGTGGCTGAAGCTGCTAGCGCAATGCCGGAAGCTTTCAACTTGGTCAACCCGCCGCTCCGAGACAGCTTTGTTATCCCGGCCGTTGGATTTGAGCCAACCTGGCTAGCCATCCGCTTCCAGAGTGTCAATCCGGGACCGTCCTTCATTCACTGCCACATTGCGAGTCACCTTGGTGGCGGTATGGCCATGATTTTCATGGATGGTACCGACAGGTGGCCGTCGGTACCAGACCAGTTCATAAACTATGATGGGGGATTGTGGGATGCATCAACCATCGTTGCCTCAAGCAGCACTTCAAGGGCAGCCCCTACTACCCAACCATCGTCGGGTGATGACACGAAATCTTCGGGGGTAGCCGGCAGATCGACTATCAGGGGATGGTGGTATCTCGCCTGTCTCACATTTGTACCTTATGGATTGCTATAGTGGATGATAGAGGCAAAAGGATGAAGATCTGTAAACTTGCCGGATTACTGCGGCGGTTGGTTTAGTAAATGGCATAGAAAAGTAAATAAACTGTATTACTCGGACTCTCAGTCGCGGAAACGCTAGAATAggaataatataaatctatTGAGACATACTTGTTGGCGGATCCCATGGAGCACCGAGCAATCCATGTGAGCTGGCACTTCGTTTGTGGCCGACTTCGAGGCACGGGTAGTTTGGTGTTCTCCGGGATTCACCAACAAGTAGGAGACAG encodes:
- a CDS encoding Cupredoxin: MWVYAVDGLYVVPMLVEAITMENGERYSVLLHLDQTPGNYSIRAASAIPQVITTSAVLQYACPGVQSNPGPSDPYITVSGANSTKDVNFFNTVEQRTFQAPPISQQVNATYILHTGSMNRGCLWSLNHTCYDASLEDTSQIPLLGGPASAVDFPGLVMNSTFGSWTDIILLSTDLGAPHHPIHKHSNKAYIIGQGTGPFNFTTVAEAASAMPEAFNLVNPPLRDSFVIPAVGFEPTWLAIRFQSVNPGPSFIHCHIASHLGGGMAMIFMDGTDRWPSVPDQFINYDGGLWDASTIVASSSTSRAAPTTQPSSGDDTKSSGVAGRSTIRGWWYLACLTFVPYGLL